In one bacterium genomic region, the following are encoded:
- a CDS encoding multiheme c-type cytochrome, translating into MARRALLTAIAVAVLGIPLVGSSQNAGEYVGLETCAGCHDDVAASFGETTHAGSLEVLAAAGSDGDPECLACHVTGLEDSTYVDGAVTCEACHGPGGEHVATGDAAAIKAEVGEADCTACHTEDWSPDFDYEKYRSAGIHGVD; encoded by the coding sequence ATGGCGAGACGCGCCTTATTGACCGCAATCGCGGTCGCGGTTCTGGGTATCCCTCTGGTCGGCTCTTCGCAGAACGCCGGCGAGTACGTGGGGCTCGAGACGTGCGCGGGGTGCCACGACGACGTCGCCGCCTCGTTCGGCGAGACGACACACGCCGGCAGCCTCGAGGTATTGGCGGCGGCCGGCTCCGACGGCGACCCGGAGTGCCTGGCGTGCCACGTGACCGGCTTGGAGGACTCGACGTACGTCGACGGCGCCGTGACGTGCGAGGCGTGCCACGGCCCGGGCGGCGAACACGTCGCGACCGGCGACGCGGCGGCGATCAAGGCCGAGGTGGGCGAGGCCGATTGCACCGCGTGCCATACAGAGGACTGGTCGCCCGACTTCGACTACGAGAAGTATCGGTCCGCCGGGATTCACGGCGTAGATTAG
- a CDS encoding cytochrome b/b6 domain-containing protein, whose amino-acid sequence MRAARGILFCTAVTASLASSVGAVDLSKCDMCHKAGGPAPVAPGGLYASAHAGQSCLSCHVGASKPHKGGPATRSCGACHAEAKEALAAGAHGTGAKGAPTCYTCHGAGHRVTSLTAEHLQPTYGPRICARCHAKETEVYLKSAHAAAAKEGTANAPSCDFCHGKAHTTEPVATDHQLSAAHQPVFCGGCHRGKKATPASPFSIPDPRAALLGSVHGEINAETGSYNANCSDCHYLHDEQPAWHYASSTHFMNVADTCGRCHEREHGLYAISVHGLAAAAGVRDAPTCPNCHGDHGVVALAASGSGEEATRIVATCSSCHYSLALNAKFNLPNDRVETFERSYHGLVSKGGKKTAADCGSCHRVHDVLPSSDPRSSVAPANLEKTCGQCHRRATERFVGTDVHRALDRPRRSPGDYVALVYIVLIAVIIGGMLGHNVVDYVAKIKAIRRAQLARSRVVVRLRRIERVQHIVLISSFALLAYTGFSIKYPSAFLFSWLVKLEGPYSIRVTLHKVLAVVLIAASLYHLGYMLLTRNGRARLKAVWPRLSDVRQGVLTVLHALGLVKKRPEFGEFNYAEKAEYWALVWGTAMMALTGLYMWLEPYIQHFFPYWLYEVLRAIHFYEAILAVTAIIVWHFYFVIFDPSVYPMNFAWLDGKVPEKVLLSERLRYLKKLRGKEPEAEAEPEKKD is encoded by the coding sequence ATGCGAGCCGCGAGGGGTATACTGTTTTGTACGGCGGTTACGGCGTCGTTGGCCTCGAGCGTCGGCGCGGTTGACCTCAGCAAGTGCGATATGTGCCACAAGGCCGGCGGGCCCGCGCCGGTTGCGCCCGGGGGTTTGTACGCTTCCGCGCACGCCGGCCAGAGTTGTCTGAGCTGCCACGTCGGCGCGTCTAAGCCGCACAAGGGCGGCCCGGCGACGCGCTCTTGCGGCGCTTGCCACGCCGAGGCGAAGGAAGCGCTGGCCGCCGGCGCCCACGGCACGGGCGCCAAGGGTGCCCCTACTTGTTACACTTGCCACGGCGCCGGCCACCGCGTAACTTCTCTAACTGCGGAACACCTGCAGCCGACGTACGGGCCGCGGATCTGCGCCCGGTGCCACGCCAAGGAGACCGAAGTTTACTTGAAAAGCGCGCACGCCGCGGCGGCGAAGGAGGGTACGGCCAACGCGCCGAGCTGCGACTTCTGCCACGGCAAGGCGCACACCACCGAGCCGGTGGCGACGGACCACCAGCTTTCGGCCGCGCACCAGCCCGTTTTTTGCGGCGGCTGCCACCGCGGCAAGAAGGCGACGCCCGCCTCGCCCTTTTCCATCCCCGACCCCCGCGCGGCCTTGCTCGGAAGCGTGCACGGCGAGATTAACGCCGAGACCGGCTCCTACAACGCCAACTGCAGCGATTGCCACTACCTGCACGACGAGCAGCCGGCCTGGCACTACGCCTCGTCGACCCACTTCATGAACGTCGCCGACACCTGCGGCCGGTGTCACGAGCGGGAGCATGGGTTGTACGCCATAAGCGTACACGGCCTGGCGGCGGCGGCCGGCGTACGCGACGCGCCGACGTGCCCCAATTGCCACGGCGACCACGGCGTCGTAGCGTTGGCCGCGTCGGGGTCCGGAGAGGAAGCTACGCGTATCGTCGCGACCTGCTCGAGCTGTCACTACTCGCTCGCCCTCAACGCCAAATTCAACCTTCCTAACGACCGCGTCGAGACGTTCGAGCGAAGCTATCACGGCCTCGTCTCCAAGGGTGGAAAAAAGACCGCCGCCGATTGCGGGAGTTGCCACCGGGTTCACGACGTCTTGCCGTCGTCGGACCCGCGCTCGAGCGTCGCGCCGGCGAACCTCGAGAAGACGTGCGGCCAATGCCACCGAAGGGCGACGGAACGGTTCGTAGGTACGGACGTCCACCGTGCGCTCGATAGGCCGCGGCGGTCCCCCGGCGATTACGTGGCCCTCGTGTACATCGTCCTGATCGCGGTCATAATCGGCGGTATGCTGGGTCATAACGTCGTCGACTACGTCGCGAAGATAAAAGCCATCCGGCGGGCCCAGCTCGCGCGCTCCCGGGTCGTCGTCAGGCTCAGGCGCATCGAGCGCGTCCAACACATCGTCCTGATATCGAGCTTCGCGTTGCTCGCCTACACCGGCTTTTCTATTAAGTACCCCTCCGCATTCCTGTTCTCCTGGCTCGTGAAACTCGAGGGGCCGTACTCAATACGCGTAACGCTGCATAAGGTTCTCGCCGTAGTCCTAATCGCGGCGTCCCTGTACCATCTGGGTTATATGTTGCTGACGCGTAACGGCCGCGCCCGCCTCAAGGCCGTATGGCCGCGCCTCTCGGACGTGCGCCAGGGCGTGTTGACGGTGTTGCACGCTTTGGGCCTGGTCAAAAAACGACCCGAGTTCGGCGAGTTCAATTACGCCGAGAAGGCCGAGTACTGGGCGCTGGTGTGGGGCACGGCTATGATGGCCCTGACGGGCCTATATATGTGGCTCGAGCCGTACATCCAACATTTCTTCCCGTACTGGCTCTACGAAGTCTTGCGGGCGATACATTTCTACGAGGCTATCCTGGCTGTG